From the Prunus dulcis chromosome 4, ALMONDv2, whole genome shotgun sequence genome, one window contains:
- the LOC117624530 gene encoding ribonuclease 3-like protein 2, whose product MLFELWQKHGKHVDIKHWRDERKSIASVYVDGEFVASGSSEHKECAKLDAAKVAVDKLSPSMGVNDESFEGVVLMDGSFHIEEAKQKLHEICDQKKWPRPICHIEKDEGPSHEKRFVSSVKIATIDGVLYMKGDEKSRVRDADNSAASLMIRALQEYRYI is encoded by the exons ATGTTGTTTGAGCTTTGGCAGAAGCATGGGAAGCATGTTGATATCAAACATTGGCGAGATGAGAGGAAGAGTATTGCTAGTGTGTACGTTGATGGAGAATTTGTTGCTTCGGGTTCTTCTGAACATAAGGAATGTGCCAAGCTTGATGCTGCTAAGGTAGCTGTGGATAAGTTATCGCCATCGATGGGTGTAAATGATGAGTCGTTTGAAGGTGTTGTCTTAATGGATGGATCATTTCATATTGAAGAAGCAAAACAGAAGTTGCATGAGATTTGTGACCAGAAAAAATGGCCTAGACCAATTTGCCA CATTGAGAAAGATGAAGGTCCTTCACATGAGAAGAGATTTGTGTCCTCAGTTAAAATTGCAACTATAGATGGGGTGCTATACATGAAGGGAGATGAAAAGTCGAGAGTAAGAGATGCAGACAATTCTGCAGCTTCCTTGATGATCCGGGCTTTACAAGAATATCGTTATATATGA
- the LOC117625438 gene encoding ribonuclease 3-like protein 2 — MTDNNSRVWIKEFIEAVINGEDETGLVHKVLADIVESVAAAIYIDLKFDLDKLWMIFKPLLEPIYTLEDLRGRPMAILYDFCLKKGKRLEIKLKPRDETENISIAGVFVGDVLVGSGSSKGNSNARQNAAKEAVHKLSQSMVVNDGSFEGIPAGNDRSFRIEEAMQMLHVLCAKKRLPKPPEYKEDVLGPPHERKYLYSVKVVTSDGTVKSVTGDEKSRKKYAMNSAAYKMFLALQEHYNMINTIKSYRMINRKEADNMIDTKDTDRMICWRDILVLLGYFLLILVGFYLFPFV, encoded by the exons ATGACTGACAACAACTCGCGTGTGTGG ATTAAGGAGTTTATCGAAGCAGTAATTAATGGAGAAGACGAGACGGGGCTTGTACATAAGGTTCTTGCTGATATTGTTGAGTCCGTGGCAGCTGCTATTTACATTGACTTGAAATTTGATCTCGATAAACTATGGATg ATTTTTAAGCCTCTTTTGGAGCCTATATATACTCTTGAAGACTTGCGTGGTCGCCCCATGGCAATATTGTATGACTTTTGCCTGAAGAAAGGGAAGCGCCTTGAGATCAAGCTGAAGCCAAGAGATGAGACTGAAAATATAA GTATTGCTGGTGTCTTTGTTGGTGACGTGCTTGTTGGCTCGGGTTCTTCTAAGGGGAATAGTAATGCAAGGCAGAATGCTGCTAAAGAAGCTGTACATAAGTTGTCGCAATCGATGGTTGTAAACGATGGGTCCTTCGAAGGTATTCCAGCTGGAAACGACAGGTCATTTCGTATTGAAGAAGCGATGCAAATGTTGCATGTGCTTTGTGCCAAGAAGAGGTTGCCTAAACCTCCAGAGTACAA AGAAGACGTGTTAGGTCCTCCACATGAGAGGAAATATTTATACTCAGTTAAAGTGGTAACTTCAGATGGTACCGTGAAATCTGTGACGGGAGATGAAAagtcaagaaaaaaatatgcaaTGAATTCTGCAGCTTACAAGATGTTCCTTGCTTTACAAGAACATTATAATATGATCAACACCATAAAGTCTTATAGAATGATCAACAGAAAAGAAGCTGATAATATGATCGACACCAAAGACACTGATCGTATGATCTGCTGGCGAGATATCCTAGTTCTATTAGGATATTTCCTTCTTATTCTagtaggattttatttatttccttttgtataG
- the LOC117625437 gene encoding ribonuclease 3-like protein 2, with protein MKKAFTTPASLDRELEPSPDMKERVTAVEKIVGYSFKNKRLLEEALTHSSFLWSASYQRLEVLGDSVLNHAVTNYFFCMADRRKFNEDQITKLRSANAGNLKLARVAVRLGLYPYLRRYNTSGLDDKMAMEFR; from the exons atgaagaaagCCTTCACCACCCCAGCATCTCTTGATCGTGAACTCGAGCCGTCGCCGGATATGAAAGAGAGAGTGACAGCCGTGGAGAAGATCGTCGGCTACAGCTTCAAGAACAAGAGGCTTCTAGAAGAAGCTCTCACCCACTCCTCCTTCCTTTGGTCCGCTTCGTATCAACGCCTCGAGGTCCTCGGCGACAGCGTTCTGAACCACGCAGTCACCAACTACTTTTTTTGTATGGCTGACCGCCGGAAGTTCAACGAAGACCAAATCACTAAGCTACGCTCCGCTAATGCTGGCAACCTCAAGCTCGCCCGCGTCGCTGTTCGCCTTGGGCTTTATCCCTACCTTCGCCGCTACAATACATCTGGTCTTGATGATAag ATGGCCATGGAATTTAGGTAg